Within the Zea mays cultivar B73 chromosome 10, Zm-B73-REFERENCE-NAM-5.0, whole genome shotgun sequence genome, the region TGGTGCTTTCGCAAAGTTATAACAACATAATGCACAGTGCATAAATTCATTGCCAGCATCAATCGAGAGATAGATGCTCCATGTTAACAGCTTGTTTAGTTATAGAGTGTTAGCTTCAGTGAGAAACTAAAGAAATCTGTGAGCAGGGGTTAACTAGAAGTGCTTTGCACGCTGGTATGCgagttttgtttgtttgttttttaCTGGCAAACCCAGTGCTGGGTCAGGGTTTGAGCAATATGCTTTCTAATAAAGCTAGGTAAAAGCCTTTGATCCAAAAACAAAAATACTAAAGAAATCTGCAAAAGGGGGGCAAGAATTCCTTTTTCCATTAAAATCAGCTAGCTGGGGATAAGCAATTGGTTCGTTATCTTAGTTCTGCTGGCAGTATACTTAGAGTTTAGGAAGAAAGCATATGCAGAGCCTCACTTCTTGAAAGCATTTCTACAGATAGATCATCATATGGACCTATAAAAAGAACAACCTAACAGTAACTTTTCCTATAGACATGCCTTCCGCATTTTAGGCGAACTTACAACAAGTGTCAGAATAAAAGGCGAACTTTAGCATAAGGAGCTCAGTTTAATTAGCTCCATCCCAACTATTGGACAACAAATGCGAAGCAACAAGGCGCAATCTTGCAGCGAAACTCCGCCATTTACGAACATTTTTTTCCAGGAACGACAGACAGCAAacaacaaatgaacaacacaatgCTTCATCTTAACCCAATCAGTAGCTACTTCACAAGATCCGGACACATTAGAGGATTATACAGACCTGTTGAAGGATGGGAAGGAAAGCAGCAGCTGAAGCGAGCGTCGGCGGAAGCTGGGAGTGGAGGAGGTTCCAGAGCTTCGATTGGATGGTGGCGATAAGCCCCATTCGGATAGGTGAAGGGACGCAGGCGGCCGCTCCGCATTGGTGGCCGCTGCGGGCTGCGGCAGCTTGGTTACAATGCCAAGTGGGGACAGGAGTAGTTGGGACCCAGCTGTTAGAAAGAGAGGCTGCGCGGCGGCAACAAGAGCAAGAGGTATGGGCCGCGGCGCTGTCTCTCCACTTCTCCAGTTCCTTGGGCGGCATGCCGGCATGCGTGTCCACCGGAGGGTGCTTTTTTTTAACGAACAACATTCAACACCCGAGTACGCCCGACGGATGTGTTTTAAACTTTTAATTAACTAGTTAAATATCTGTACGTGGCAACGAAAATAATACCATGATACAAAATATTATAGTAGTAAAAAATAATAGATAACACAACTATTATACCATTTTGTGTCTACGATACACAAAGATAAGCTTGTGTTTCTTTGGAAATTGATATCTCTCTTGAATTTATTTTATATGTCACTAGTTGGATCACGAAGTCATTTCGTATCCTTCGGCTCTATTGTGTACATAATCAAATACTAGATATgtgtccgtgcgttgctacgTAAGTAAAAATAGTATAAAATATATATACGAAACCACAAGCATGGCGTATGCGGAGGGGAGGCAGGGGCGCGGTGGGTGGGAGCCGCACGACACATTGCGTAGGTTTTTGCGATGGCACGCACGGTGTGGTAGAGCCATCGTGGTGGAGGAGGTCGCGGAGTCGTCGACGCAAATGTCATGGAGCCACGATAGCAGTTTACGGAGGTTGCGGAGGTCGCGTGCGGAGGTTGGCTATCCGACGCAGGTGGGCGGGGGTTTCGTGGAGTCAGAGCTCCGTGTGCGCGGAGTCGGCGTGGATGTCGCGGAGGCGAGGGCACGGAGATGGTCTACACTATTGCCTTAATAGATAGTAGAGAAGTAGAGATAGATAAAAAAATTGATACATCAAACAGTTGAACATGTGGGAATGAAGCCATGCTGGGCCAGCTGCCCCGCCCGCCGTACGATAAAATAGAGGAGCAAAGTAGGCGCACACGCATCGCCAACGCGTGTGTGCCAGCCTGCCAGGTCCATCAGGCCCTAGCCTGACCAGGGGAGCCGCACTGGAGTGGACTGGACTGCCTACCGCGGGTACGAGCGCGAGTGGTGGTGCGTGCCCGGTGCCCGCGACGCGCGATCGCTCACTGTCGTAGTCGTTCGTCTCGATCCGACCGGCTCCGGGGTGGGCAGCCCGTCGCTCACAAGTCCCATCGTATGGTCTGGCCAGCCCCGCACCCCCTTCTGCCGGCATGGGGTGAGGCCGAAGGCAGCGGCACCAGCACCCACCGTCCGCGTTCTTCCcgccccgcccccgcgcccggtcGCTAATTACGCACACATGCCATCCGTCCGTCCACGCACACGGCGCACACCACCCATCTGCCTTTGTTGCTGCGCCAGGACGCTACCCACGCAGGCGGGAGCGGGAGGTCCTCTTCTCCGCGCGCTTTGCGCTGCCTTGTCTGTGCTCGATTCCCCGCGGCCTCCTCCCTCTCACACACGTCTTCCCTCCAGCGCCGCACCACGCCACCAGGGCTAGCGGGTAGCCCACTCCTCTCgctcctccactccacctctaccCTACGCGCTCTTTCTGCCGCCGAATCAGCACAACTCATCACCCGACCAGGGAAGAGAGATATTTTCTGGCCCTATTTCTGGAGGGCGGGCGGGGGGAGGCGGCGAGGTGACGTGACGGTTGCGACCTGGCGCCGAAGACTTGCGTGAGGAGAAATTTGGAAATTTGCCATTATGGCAAGTGAGTTTCGCCAATTTACCATTATTTTAAAAGACTTCGCTTATATGTCATTTTCAAAGAAGACGCATACGTTAAACTGCCTTTTGGCTATTTAATAAAACAAAAAATCGATTAAAAGAAGAACATCAGAGATCGGTCAGACACAGCACCTTCCATGTCGACGCCCGCCACAGCCAGCATCGTCCAAGACTCCGGCCTGCCCTCCACGGCGCACACGGCCAGGCAAgatcaatcaaggaaggaagcagtTCCATCTGTGATCCCTTTTCAGGTAAAGGATGTACAATACCAACCAAGGAAGAGCTCAACTTCTCCTGTGATTTCTGTCCTAGTAAATTATGATACATAACGCTAGCCTCTTGTGGATCACTAACAGTTGCCATACCGATTTAGTTGAAGGATGCGCAAACCCAAGGCCAAAAGGAATCACTGGCAGCTCCAATTCGAGCAATCAGACCTTCAGTTAAGATTGATATTCCCACTCAAGTTAAGGAAGCTTCAGCTAGTGCTAGCAGTGAATTGCCATCATCTGCTACGGACAATGCTGCTGCTATGGAATGCAGTACATCATCAAAAATGTTCTTGGCAATAATGTTGCCGTAGAAAGCGAGGCAGTCCGGTGGCGAGGAGCAGAGGACGCGGCGTCGGGCCCCTCCGCTCTTCATCCATCACCAGATCCAGCTGATGCCTCCCCACGCCGCGGCCGCCGTGAAGAAGCGCGGCCAGCCGTGGCCCTTCGCTGTGGGATGGAACTGTAAGGGAGCCCTCGCAGGTTGTCCAGGAGCAGAAACGAGTCGTCCTGCTCCGTCGTCGGGCGGCGGCCACTATCGTCTGCGGTGCAGCTCAGCGGGTGAGACCTGGTGGTGCACCCGTCCACAAAGTACCCGCGCTGCCACTCGCAGGGTTTCGAAGGCTCGAATTCGTCGACGCAGGCACACGTGCCGACGCTGGTGCAAATGCCGAAACGGACGCAGAAGAAGGCGCTGGATCTGCAGTCGGATGGGAAGGTCCAGCGGGCCACCCAGTAGCCAGCGAAACTCGACCAGCTCCGTAAGCTCACCTGCCCCAGGTGCAGCTGCAGGTGCTCCGCCATGCCTGCGCCGTCCGCAGCCGGACCCGGACGGGTGTTCAGCAGCACCAGCGAGCTGTCGTTTCCTTGCGAAGACACCATCCATGCCGGGAAGGTCCCCCGATGGACGTCCCAGCCGTCGGTGGTGAGCACGAACCCGTCCCAGCCGTCGGTAGCCCCCTGTGGATGCCTCCAGCGCTTGCGCCACCACGGAGCGGTCACAGACGGAGGCCGGGGTTGGACGGCGGTGGTCGCGGATCCGGGCATCGCCGATGGGGGTGGGGGAGGGGAAGGGACGGGAGAGGCCTCGAATCCCGGACACATCCATGGGGTGTTCTCGGATCCCTATCACGACGGATGCGGCACGGGGCGAGGGGAGCATGGCGGCGGTCGCGGACGACTTCAGGAGACAGGGGCGGGGACGCGGGGACAGGCGAGGGCGCACCGCGCACGCAATTGAGTGGAGCAGGGGGAGGCGGGGGCACAAAAGTGGTCTACATTAccttcttaatagttagtagagactagttaggtgcccgtgcgttgcaacggtataTAAAATATTCAACAAAATATTAGTGCACAATGATTACAGAAAAACGGGCACTATATATTACAGAAAAACAGGTGTTATAAAGGAGTGAAATGACATGATGTTACGCCCCCCTCCCGAAAGGTAAAAATCCATGACAATGGTATATGTAAAGGTGAGAAACAATTTATGAGCACACCGAATCCTATAATATAGTGTATACTAATATCATGCAGACATTTAAACATATTTAAACTGGCAAGGTTAAAAGAACCCTGACACTAAATTAATACTCACCGTTTGTCCACAAGCCAATATACCATCCCATAAGTGATACCCTTAAGCCCTGTTTGGAAGCTTTTTAAGAAACCAATTTTTATTTTTTAGCTAGGAGAGGCCAActtcttggtttttaagaaactgagAATCTAATTTCTATAAACCGAGTCATAAACTGATATGTTTGGAACCACATTTATTTCTATAAATCGGTTTCTTAAAAACTGGGTGGTTCCAAATAGGGCCTTAGTCACTGAGAAAATAGGAAAGAGAGAATCAGGTTGAACATGTCGACGATCATACTTCCCCAACATACCGGCAACAATATCTATTATGACATTTCCATCTTTATAAGCGCAGACCTAGGGAAGAAACAAATGTAAGTGTTACACACAGCTACTATATTTTGTACATAATTTCTGCAAGCGTAGTTGAATCATAGATTATCGAGTGGGTCCTACTTGTATTCCTAAAATTTTGTCGCTTCCCAACTCAAGCAGTTCTCAGTTTAGACTCCACATCACACTTAGCAGGTCAGTAAAAATCCATCGACTGAAGTTAACATACATGCACTTTTCATTTCTTGTGTTCGTGCTTCATCTCTGATCACAATATGTTGTTTTTACTCTTTATTAGACATGTCGAGTTTTGGGAAGAAGGATGGGAGCGTGAAGGCCAGGTTGCTCTTATCGTGAGACCAAGGACTGAACAGATTAATGATGCAGCGAGAACGTTTGAGACATTTGGTTTTGTTTTCAGTTCCTCTCTTCATACAAATCGTGTATTTGGTGATTTCTTCTCAGATACGAAGCATAAACACGGGCCTCTATGGAGCTTGTCCCTGCCGGTAAATAAATGCAAAGCATACCGGTAGtattagaagctcagaaatctgatCGTCTGATAACATTAGTTATGTTCTGTGGCTTTTGTTTGCCCTGGCCCTGCCCATTGCACTCATTATTACTCATTGACAATGACAATTATGGGAGCCTACAAGGAAAACATGAATGTGCCAACACACGTAATGTAGACATCCTGGCATGGTCTTTGCAAGCGTCGACGCCTGCTGCTTTTATTTTTCAGGCATTATCGTCGCTGCAAGCGCGAGCCATACACATCGCTAGCCACACGCGTTGCAGAAATCCTATCTTTTGGCTAAATGAAACTAAACAGACATAGAACGAAAGTAATGAGCCGGGCATCTGGGCTTATTCTTACCGAACTCGGCAAGCTACCAGATTTCAGAAAATGAACATGGGCACTCCGGCAGTGTCTTAGGTTTCCAACCTTCCTATGCTCACTGACAGGATATGATATAAGTGCTTCAAATACGAGATTAGTCTCTTGATACCATGGTTTTTAAAAACTACAACATTCAAACAGGAGAATCGTCCAAATAATTCGGTCATGTTCCAGAAACGTTGTTGCTTCAGGAACGCAAAATGTGCAGCCCACGTTGAACTACAGCTCCCTCGTTAACAGCCATAATAATCTCTCAAGCACAAACAATTGTTATACCAAGAAACAGTAGATGGACCAGCATCAGCACaaatgcagaagcattaaattccATTTTCCCAGTTTCCCACTGCCGGGTAAGACTGATAATTTGATAAAAAAAAGTACCACGTACAAATTGCAAAATTCTTCAGGTCCCAATCATTTTCAACCTTCAAAGAGGTTTCGATCTGATGATGTCAACCACAACACCACAAATGAGTTCAATGGCTACCTCATTTCATGTCTATTTACATTCCATGCATGTATGAAGCAAAACTGTATCACTTATAGTATTAATCCCTGTGCAGCTTCTGGTTTTTTAGAAACTTCAGCTGGTGGAGTGGCCATGCTGGGCTCCTCATCTGTAACAGCGGGACAGTCACGGAAGACATGGGAACATCTTCAGAGGTTTCAGAGACATGTATGTTTGCGAATTCGCAGTCCAACTCCCTGTGTGCTGCAGGGATCTCTGAGATGTTTGCTTGTCCAGGCCCACCCTCGGCATTCTTGTCCTCCTGCTCGACTGCTATTTTCTCCTTAGCCTTTGCACCAACATCGTTGGCAGCACTGGTGACCTTGCTGAAAGCACCGGTTACCCATGCTGCTCCGGTGAGAACATACATGTTCTTCATGATAGCAGATCCAACGGTCAAGACACTCTGTTCAGCAGCTGCCAGCGCTGACTTTGTCTTCTCAGAGACTTGGTATTTCTGATCCATttccttcactttatcatttacaACTGAAGTGCCAACACTGATCTTCTCACTTAGGCCTATTCTCTTGTCAAAGGAGGACACTCTAGCTGTGGCAGTTGACGTGAGCTGGTGCTTTTCATCCAAAGCTTTTGCTTTGTCCAGTGCATCTCTACCAAGGATAAATCCCTTTgccagcatggtcccaacaatgtCCTCGGCCTTTTGAAGGGCATAAGGTTTTGTGTCTTTAGGCTAGAAATGAAAATAATGTTACAACGCTGTACAACAACTATAGCAATACCATGTTGTAACATGTAAATAGTATGGTTCTGATCATACCTCAAGAGCAGCTAAAACAGAAGCTGGTAGCTCATAATCATTGGCTGGTGTGACGATTACAGCCATATCAACTATTGTGGCTCCCTTTGATAGCACCAAAGTATATGTTAGAATTTGTGGGACATCTATTTGCAAACAAAGTTCTCATTGACATCAAAGACAGCATGGTTTCAAGCTACAACTAACAGGTAAAGGTAGACAAGATGTTGGAAAATTAGTTGGAACATTTGGCTATGTAAAAGGCAACATCCAACGACAAGCAAAGATATCACATGAAACAACCAGCAAAAGAGGGATACAGTCTTTGGTTGGGACCTAAAAATGTCATGGCAACAAATTGCAGTACAATGGCACATTGCTGAAATATTGATTGAGCTACCAAATTGTAGTACAATGGCACAAATTGCAGTACAATGGCACATTGCTGTCGGTAAATAAATGACAAGCAAAGATTTGTTTTAAGTATGATAAAAAGCTAGGAAATAAATATTCTGGGAAAAAATAAATCATTTTTTAGACAATAGAAAAACATTTTGCCTTAAATAGCATACAACCAATTCTAAAATTTTTAGAAAAGAGGGAAAAAAATAGACCTGCCACAACTTTAGCCTTTCTATCCTCACCAGCAAGCTTTCCCATAGTGTATGAGCACCAGCACACAGAACTCCAACCTGCCTCATTCCACCACCTAGGATCTTTCGAAGATTTTTTGGCCTGAAGGTATTGTTCATTTTCCATTATAATATACAGTTCTTTTCATTTTGCAATAATACAACACTACAATTTAGACTTAGAAACACACATGGATAGACCTTGTCAACAAAAGCCTTTGAATCCAATAGGGACGCCTAAACCTTTAGATAGGCACATCTGAAGTTTCAGTTTCAAAGAGAATTAGAAGCATCACCATACATGTGTCTGTATTCCATTCATATGTAAGTACTGAGTAGTGTAGCTAAGCATAGTGCTCTAAAAATTGTAACATACCGAAACTGAATCTGCGGCTTTCATGTCATCAAGCAATTATAGGCACTGCCAGTCTGAAGTCCTGATATAATATATATTTCCTTGAGCTCATTTTTTACCATTGTGCCAAAACATCAGGAGGCATTTCATATCCCCAATTGAAACGAAATTCTGCAGTTTGATTCCTTGCCTCATGTGCCAATGATCTCCCCTCACCTGTAATGATGATTGAAGAAGAAAAATATGATTATCGGCATTCTAAAACAagcatgcaaataaaaataactaTTATGTCATGTTTTGATGTTACCATCTTTGGTGCTCCACGTGGCAGTACTGGTAATGGTGATTCGAGTTGGTTCGAATTTGAACAGAAAATTCTAAACCATTTCAGGTGTTAAATTTAATGGCAATTGTGTAATGTTTAACAAGGTACCAAGCCAATGGTCAGATGCAATGGTGATTAGAAACAGAAGTAATAAACTGGCAGAGCCACCTTGCTTGAAGTGGTGTCAAGCTTAGCTAGCAATAATGCATTCCATGCTCATGAACATAAGGCAGAAATAGCTCACATCAATCAGTAAAACCAAACAGATCATTAGAATTTAGACCAACTTCTACAATGTGATGCATTAATGCATTATATGTGTGCGTTAATGATGACAGTCGAATTGACCCTCTGCTGTGTATGACCAAAGGTTTCAGATTATCAAATTGAATATGATTACAGCATGTTGGTGTGTCAACCAACCAAAATGCAAGTCTAAAGAACTCAATTTAAAAAGGTTCATAGAAGAATTTTGAGGATACACCTAGTAGTTTAAATTTTCAAACGCCCTCATGCTATGCCATGGGTATTACACCATTACCCCAAAACTCCCCGGCATCATCACCCCAAAAAccgtaagagcatctccaacgagGGGCCTCAAAATAGTGCCCCGAAATTAAAATACCCTATCATTTAAAGTGTTTGTGGCACTAAAAACAAATTGAGCTCCAACCATTAAACTCTAGATCATgtattttagaaaataaatgacaTTATTAGGGAAGAAAAGGTTGAGGATGATGTAGAAAACAAAGATAGGACACTAATCCAGGACTTCATATATTTAGGTACATTCGGCAAAGCATTCTGGCAGAAATGACATGAGAAGCAAGCACTGCTGAGGTCACCTGCGATCCCCGTGGCGAGCAACCCCAGCCGGTCGGTGATCGGGAACAGGCGCGAAACGCTGGTCATGTCCAGCAATTTGTCCTAGAAGCAAACAAGCAGAAGAGCACCACAACCGACTAATCAGCCAAACGCTAGAGACTAAACTTGGACCGATCTCCGCCGCAGGCGCGCGAGACCAGGGGGGCTAACCTTGGGCAAAATATATGTATTACGTACAACAAATAGAACAGGAAAACAACCTTTTATGGAAAAGTATCATGTTTGATTTTTTACTGATCAGCAAAATATTTCTAGAACTGAAATAGAGTAAACATCAACATCTAATTAGGTAGTAccaaaatctctactactctattatTATATAACATATAAACATAAATAAAACAGTTGGTGTGCAAAAAGGTTCTCGAACTGAAATAGAATTTACTGAAATAATAATATTAAACAACCTTACTTTCATAAATAGGAATTTTCAATAACATATTATACCAGTAAGGTTGGTTAATCCTTTTTGTCCGCCAATCTTGTAATTAATAAAGACAATAGATATTAGCAAGACAGTAGAATGTAACTGAAAATTTTATTGAACCGCCTCTTATTTAATAAAGACAAGATAATGAACCGCCTCTTATTTAATAAAGACAATATGTAACGTCAGTATGGAATATTATTGAGCACTAAATAAATTAGAAAAGTTTCAGTCGAATCTACTTCTTTTCTTAGCGCTTTCACAAGTCCAAGTCCTATGACAATCTAAAAAAAATGTTTGCTATCTAAAAAACACCCAATGCAGGTACCCAAACCACCAATAGCAGTGGAATGGACTGATAATTGGAGCTCTCACCGGATTGGAGACTGACGAGCAGCCGAAGGCGATGCTCTTAAGCTGACGCATCATATGCATCCTCCTCCCTTAGAGGGTGCTGACTGATGCAGCCCAACAGTGATTCTTCACCTCGCCTTAGTCTGACCTCGTCGCCCAGCTCCTCCACCGCCCTCGCGATGCAGCCTCGTGGCTACTGGACGTGGCTTTGCCCTGCCTTCGTCTGACCACGTCGCCCAACTCCTCCACTGCCCTCGCAATGGTCTACCATTCTCCTATCAAATATCAAAACTGCATTTGATACATAAC harbors:
- the LOC103625691 gene encoding uncharacterized protein, whose protein sequence is MCPGFEASPVPSPPPPPSAMPGSATTAVQPRPPSVTAPWWRKRWRHPQGATDGWDGFVLTTDGWDVHRGTFPAWMVSSQGNDSSLVLLNTRPGPAADGAGMAEHLQLHLGQVSLRSWSSFAGYWVARWTFPSDCRSSAFFCVRFGICTSVGTCACVDEFEPSKPCEWQRGYFVDGCTTRSHPLSCTADDSGRRPTTEQDDSFLLLDNLRGLPYSSIPQRRATAGRASSRRPRRGEASAGSGDG
- the LOC103642898 gene encoding binding partner of ACD11 1, giving the protein MAVIVTPANDYELPASVLAALEPKDTKPYALQKAEDIVGTMLAKGFILGRDALDKAKALDEKHQLTSTATARVSSFDKRIGLSEKISVGTSVVNDKVKEMDQKYQVSEKTKSALAAAEQSVLTVGSAIMKNMYVLTGAAWVTGAFSKVTSAANDVGAKAKEKIAVEQEDKNAEGGPGQANISEIPAAHRELDCEFANIHVSETSEDVPMSSVTVPLLQMRSPAWPLHQLKFLKNQKLHRD